TGGTTTCGATGTTGTTGAATGCCGCGGGCGGCGTGGCCCCCGAGCGGGTCAATCTGAAGCCGGCCGACCCGGTTAAGCTCATTTTTGACACGGATATCGGCAATGACGTGGACGACGCCCTCGCCCTCGGCGTGATCCATGCCCTCCAGAGCCGCGGCGAATGCGAACTCGTGGCCGTCACCATCACCAAGGATCATGAGCTATGCGCGGCGTTCGTCGATGCGGTCAACACGTTCTATGGGCGCGGCGGGATTCCCATCGGCGTGACGAACAGCGGCGTGACGCCCGAGGACAGCAAGTTCCTGGCACTGGCGCGCGCCCAGGACAACGGCACGCTCCGCTATCCCCACGGTCTGGCGAGCGGGAAAGACGCACCCGGCGCCGTGACGGTTCTCCGGCAGGCGCTCGCCGCTCAGCCCGACAACTCGGTAGCCATCGCGCAGGTCGGGTTCTCGACCAATCTCGCGCGGCTTCTTGACTCGCCGCCCGACGCTGTTTCGCCGTTGAGCGGGCGCGACTTGGCGGCGACCAAGGTGCGCGTGCTGTCGATCATGGCGGGAGCGTTCGCGCCTATTGACGGCAAGGAACACCGCGAGTACAACGTCGTGATGGACATTCCGTCCGCGCAGAAACTGGTGCGGGAGTGGCCCACGCCCATCGTGTACAGCGGCTACGAGATTGGCGCCGCCATCACGTATCCCGCGGACAGCATCGAGCAGGATTTCAGTTACATAGAGCATCACCCGCTGGCCGAAGCGTACCAGCTGTACATGCCCACTCCGCACGAGCGGCCAACGTGGGACCTCACCAGCGTGTTGTGGGCCGTGCGCCCCGAGCGCGGTTATTTTCGCCTGTCGCCTCCGGGCCGCGCAATCGTCAACGAAAACGGCGTCACCACTTTCCAAGAAACCCCGGACGGGAAACACCGCTACCTGATAGTCGACGAGATGCAGGCCGTGCGCATCCGCGAAGCGCTGTCCCTGCTCTCGAGTCAGCCGCCCCACAAGCGGTAGCCAAACCGTTTCACGCGACGGCGAGGAGCATCTCCCACGGCGCGATGGCTGGCAGCACGAATTCTTTGTAGGGGCCGTCGGCTCCTGCCGCTTCGACTTCAGATTGCGCGCCGCGCATGTCGGTGATTCGCATCACGTCGCCCGCCGTGTGAACCAGCAGGGTCATCCCTTCAGCGGGGTCCATATAGGCGTTCAACAGGGCGACCGCCATCGTATTCTCATGGGGACGGCGAACCCAGAGGTTCACCCGGTGGAACGACGCGACATAGGCCGGAAGGGTGTCCCGCGAAAGCCAACGCATGATAGCCTTTACCTGCGCCGATTTGGACAGGGTCTGAACCTGCTGCCAGGGGTAGTACCCCTCGACGCAAACGCGGCCGCCGCTGCCGTTCTCGAACACTCCCAGACAACAGGGCCCCGTTTCCGTGTACGTGTAGTCCACGCAACGCGACAACGCCTGCGCCCCGTCAGAGGTCGGGCGGAAGAAGTATGCCGGGCACTTCCAGAATGATTGCCGGCCGTTGCGGCGGCGTCCCGCGTAGGGGCCGTTGAGCGGATGATTCGTCATTTCCTCGATGCAGTCCTCGTGGCGCACTTCGACGGTCTCGAATCCGGTCAAGGCGCCGTAACCCAGCGCATTCAGGCGGTCGAGGGCCGGCCCATCGAGATACACGGCGCCCGACAGGAGCTTCTGGAGTTCTTCCTTTGTAAAAGCCATCACCTGTTCGCCGGACAGCGCGGTTACCGTCGCGTGCGCGGCGGTATACGCCGCGGGAAGGCCCGTCGACCAGAGCTCGTTGCAATGCCCCGGGGCCCCGGGGCCTCCGAACCATGCGCCGTCGACGTTCTGCGCCGCATAGGTGTCTTTCACCCAGCCGCTGTGGAGGCCGATCGAGGGGGCGCGTCCTAGCGTCCGGGCGAGCACATCGAGGAAAGGGCGTCCCGCGCGCAGGCGTTTCACAAGCGGCTCGTATTCGTCCAGCGGTTCGTCGTACATGGACAGCACGTTGAACGCGGTGCCGGTGCACCCGCCCGCGATATAGGCCGCGGCTTCGAGAAACGTCGAGTGCGCGCTCTTTTTGAGACGCTGGTACGGAAAACTCTCGAGTTCCGATTCGATGCACTTCACGTATCCGGGCAAAAGCGCGGTCTGGCGTCCGACGTCGTGCGCCTTGTCGGTGATCCCGGCCATGCGCTCGTCCGTGTACGTCCCGCCACCGGGCCGCCACATCACCTCCGCCCGCCCGGGCCCGGAAAGGATGTCCGCCCACGTGTCGAAATCGTAGCCCTCGAAGAACCGGTCGCCCGTCATGAATCCCAGAGGCAAACCGGGTTGGACGTCATGTACGGTCGTCTCGATCATGCGGAACAGATTGCCAATGGTCTCGCGATTGTGTTGCAGGTACCGGCGGCGGAGGTCGAGTTTCTCCGCGACAGGCCCCGACGACAGCGCGGCACTCAAAGACTCGCGCGTGAACGTCTTGCCCGCGCGCTGGCCGAACAGAGCGATGCACGTGTCGCAGAAACACGCGGCCCCGATGGGCATGTGTCCGAAGAGGCGCACGTCATCGTCGATCCAGATGTAGTCGGGTTTTGCCTTCGCCAAGGCCTCGTACACCCGCCGGATATATTCGCGCATGGGCTCGCAGTTGGGGCAGAACGAGCCCCGGCATACCCCGCCGTTGACGTCCGTCATAGGCACGAACTCGCCCGACAGCGAGTTGGGCAGATTCTCTTCGTGGTGGCCGACGGTGGAAAGGATGTTGATGCCCGTGCGGTAACCGCGTGCGCGGGCCATGGCCATGCGTGACTCGAGCAGGGCGATGCGTTCGAACATGACGTCCAGGGGCAGGGGAGGGTGCGTCTCCGATGTGAACAGCGTGATCTCGTCCGTCACCCCGCGATAGCGCTCGAAAAGATCCAGGAGTTCCTGGAACCGCGCCTCGTTCCGGTACGTTGGCACGCCGATACGGAAGCAGATATACGCCTTTTCGATGCCCGGTGTGGAGGCGCCAGCGGCATTTTCGGGCGTCTGCGCCGCCGAAGGCAATCCGGCCAGGATTGACGCCAAGGGACCGCTTACCATACCCATCTTGAGAATTCCTCTCCGTGTGAAGCGCATATGAACTGTCCTTTCCCCGCGCTGAGTCCCCTGCCGAAGGCGCGTTAACCATAACGCCGAGCCGGCATCATCATGGGCAATGTGGCCGCGGCAGTCAAACCTTCTTCCTGCATTCGTCTCCCCTGCGGCGCGTTTCCCAATCCCTTTACACCCTTCCTGCCCCCGCTGTGGCATGGTTTCCTGACCATGCCACTGTCACGACCGAAGGTCTCCAACACCCGAAAGAACCAACGGCGCGAGCATATGTGCACGCCCGTGTGCCCATCTAACCGGTGCGCAGCCCCGGCGGGCCGCGGCGATTCAGGGGCCGGTTGGAAAACCGGCCCTCCGTTGCGCGGACCCCGGGATGGACCCCGGAAGGGGTGACTACAGGCGACAGGCCGAGCGCCGGGTTTACCACGTCTACCGAGTCCATCTTTATGGACTCCGTCCAGTCTCCGGGCGGCTTGCCGCTTGCGTAGAACGGCCAATTGGCCTACCTTTCCAGGAAAGACCCCCTCTCGCTGTCACATTCCCGGCGCGGCGAGAGACTATAAGGCAGACGAAGGAGTTTGGCCGTGCTGTTTGCCCTGAAACACGACGATGCGCGTTTGGTTAAGCGGGTCCTGGCTGGCGAGCGGGAAGCCTATGGTGCGCTGGTACGGCA
This genomic interval from Candidatus Hydrogenedentota bacterium contains the following:
- a CDS encoding nucleoside hydrolase, giving the protein MLLNAAGGVAPERVNLKPADPVKLIFDTDIGNDVDDALALGVIHALQSRGECELVAVTITKDHELCAAFVDAVNTFYGRGGIPIGVTNSGVTPEDSKFLALARAQDNGTLRYPHGLASGKDAPGAVTVLRQALAAQPDNSVAIAQVGFSTNLARLLDSPPDAVSPLSGRDLAATKVRVLSIMAGAFAPIDGKEHREYNVVMDIPSAQKLVREWPTPIVYSGYEIGAAITYPADSIEQDFSYIEHHPLAEAYQLYMPTPHERPTWDLTSVLWAVRPERGYFRLSPPGRAIVNENGVTTFQETPDGKHRYLIVDEMQAVRIREALSLLSSQPPHKR